DNA from Neoarius graeffei isolate fNeoGra1 chromosome 17, fNeoGra1.pri, whole genome shotgun sequence:
CTGatctggcatatcactgcagggacgtggccgctctgacggctcCAGCCATTAGTTTCTTGGGAACAATTACAgtcgtggtttcccattgccttctactggattattattgaGGCTTTCTCCTCTATATTGGCAAattagagtagctagttaacctaaccgcatgtctttggacggtggggaaacccacgcagacatggggaaagcatgcaaactccacacagaaaggccccgtcagccatgaggttcaaatccagaaccttcttgctgtgattcaacagtgctaaccactgcaccacccttcagaattatcttcttcttcttcgcccATCCAGGGTTGTTCTAGTTTGGATccctttcctagggtttcttggctaagtaagtaCAGCCAACTAGCCACTCCTCTactgcactgcttttggtcatagacaatttagagtagccagttagcctaactgcatgtctttggactgtaggggaaactggagcacccagaggaaacccatgcagacacgggaaggacatgcaaaaatagcctcaataagactgtagctcataccagccactgctgttgtgtgtgagtttgaaatccgatcaatcctgttggaggagtagcgatttttgtgaaattgcacatgacccctgtgtacggtagctgcatccatggtaggtggcaccacctggtgaacaattcttgttggtatgtgtctttagagtcttctcggtgaatttcagtgaaaacatcctagtagTTTATGaatagtagtgtttggtgtgatgagtcacccaaaattttcaaacacccataaaacTGTAAATAtgccaggtggcaccaccatcttgacaaatttttatacataccaacctggggaacattgcatatgagtttgatcaaaatctgatcactcctgtaggagtagtagcgattttcgtgaaattgcacttgacccctctgtagccgcatccatggtaggtggctccacctggtgaacaattcttgttggaatatgtctttagagtcttctgggtgagtttcagtgaaaacgtaccagcagtttatgaagagtagcgtttcatatgacgagtcacccaaaaatttcagacggccataaaattgtaaatatgacaggtggggtcaccatcttgacaactttgatgcacacccacctggggaacatcgtatgtgagtttgatcgaaatctgatcaatccagtAGGAAGAGtaacgatttttgtaaattgtggatgcacGACGTGTGATCGCATAAGCTTATCCAGCCTGGCctacagctggatgagctaaaaacctCACCAGCCGGGAGGTTCAAACATGGAACCTTcattctgtgaggtgacagtgctaaccactgcaccaccatgccacccttcagAACTATACATCGtacaaaatgttaaaatatcaCAAGATGAAAGGTTTTCCCAGTCTACCACATACATTTTAACATGAAACAGACAGACACGGTAAATTCCAGCATGTCTTCCTGGTTTGGCTCCGAACATGGATTTGATCAACCTGCATTAAACACCAGATTCATTTACTTCATGATGCAGAATTGACGAACCTGGTCAAGACACTGGCTCCTGAGGTAGCGGAGAGCCTGTTGGAGGCCCAGAGGTAGAGGCTGACCGAAACGCTGGACGTGTACGATGAGAGGAACACCAAACACGTTCTTATCCTTATAGTCAGGAACCTTCATCCTCTTTATGAACTTTGGCACTGACCTGCATCACAGAGAGCGGTTCAAAAAACTTGATGTATTTCTAAAAGCCATCTTAATACAACAGCGTGACACGTAACCTCTTTATACCTTCTGATATGTTCTGTGGTATCAGCAGAACCAACGTACTGTATTAAATTGTACAATTTTACAAATCTAAAGTCTCACCAGGTCCATCCATGCTTGTTCGACATGGAATACTTCTCCATGATGGCAGTGAGACGCAGCAGAGAGAACTTCTGCAGCAGGCTGAGCTGTCCTGCTGATTGGTTGGTGATCTGTAGGGAAGCCACTGAATGGCTGAGGCGATTGGAGATCTGGAAACTTGGCCATCGCAAACTGAATACAGAACAGGAAGCTACTTTTAGAAACGTAGTTATGGCTCAAAGGTGGTATTATACAGATAGACAGATGTACAGTACATtccagtcatcatcatcatcatcatcatcataataatacAGCATTGTTGAaaccttgattctgattggtaggaatgtgttgattaattttctagaacagcagctctgacaatagttctGGCTGCAGCACGAATTCGTTTCtatagggacttgtatggtggatgttTCACATAAACAGACTACTAAAAAATGTGTAATCAGCAATATGGTGAAATTTTCCTTGAGGGAAAGTTTATtcagcatttatggaaggaatctccagttttggtgctttgtaacagtcagatccAAAGCTTTAAGAGGGCTTTGCAGTTTCTTGGCAGCATGACAAGCAACATTTCAAGAGAGGGGATATCATGAACGTAATAACCGGAACTAACTTGATTCACAGACGTTTCCAAACTTTAAAAGTAACTATAAagagataaaaagtatgatgttctAATTCTACAATTAATACAAAATTGTTACAGTCAACATATAGCTGTGGcacaagaatttttttttaagttttggtCAGGTACCACCTGAACTGATCATCACATCATCGGTTttcctttggctaatcagacacaaagtacgccaccactcttgccagagcagttgggggttaggcgctttactcaagggcacttgagccagtcctgctggtccagggaatcacaccagtggccttttggtcccaaagctgcttctctaaccattaggccatggcttcaaagAAGGAAAAGGACATAACTGCTTTCATtagaaaataatcagctttgcATTTGGCCATATCACACGTTGGCATCGTTGATGGTTTTTGTATAACACCATGCTGccaagtgttttatttatttgtttggagGTGTATTGGTGGAACCCACTGACCAAGGTGAAGGTGAAGTATGGTGCGAACATGAGATATTTGTAGAGTAGTGTTGGTGCAGAAATCCAAGGATAAAGTTTAGCAAGTTAAGGATAAGTCAGCAAGTTAAGAGTGCATGGTCGATCAAGAAACACAAATGAAGCACCAGTCCATTGAGTAAGGGTGATTTCTCACTCGGGTCAGCATCCAGGGCTCTTTTGTTAAacagtatcatcatcatcatcatcatcatctcatgaTTACACTGTACATCACTTCTTTTGTATGCATAGTGTTCAAGTTGACCTGCATACCATGAATACATTATTGTGACATTTGAAAGGTGGATCAGAGATCATTTCCTGTAACCACACCCACATTTCAGAACAGTTTATACACATTGCTAATCATAATAAACGCCCTCTGAAAGAACCCTTAAAGATCCCCTTTAAGTGCCCTTGAAGAATCTAAGTACTCTTCGTCATCTGAAGAGCCCTTGAGGCACCCTGCTTTCTAAGGGTGTTTCCACTTCCCTTTCTCCAGCTATTTGCCCTGGGATTTCGGTATGTTTGGTGAAGTCAAACTCTTCTGAGCACTGGTCCTCTTGAAAATGGTGGTCTTGGGCTTGCGTCCTCATCAGGTGTGGAAGCTATCTGCTTTCAGTGCTGTATTCCAAGTTACGTGATTGGTTCAACTGgtcactttacttcctgtttcaaGTTTTGCAATAGCAGGAAAAGGGTCGTTATAGTCATCAGAGAGACTTATGGTCAACTTACTGATATGTAAAATCAAAATTCTACAGGCGTGTAATGCTAATTAGCTCACCTTGTGGTGTAAGCGCCTACACTGAGAGAGAACATTGTGAAAAATGAACAGCTTGTCCCTGCCTACATGGCTAGACAGCTTCTTCTCAGAGAGTGGCTTCTTGTTTGCAGGTATTCCCATAAGAGGACATGCCATGCATACGAAAACTGCTGCTTGTTGCCTTTTCAGTGTTGGTACCAAAGgaaaatactaaaaaaaaaaaaaggcatgtacCTAGTGCCTGCCATTTTGCAAGGACAAAAGAGATACACGGAATTGCAAAATTGATCCATTGTTCAGAATCCTTGTATGTGAAAGCAAACCTGTGATAATGAGAACCCTCCCCCAAACAAGCCCAGAATCAGTCCTGGGTGTGGACTCAAGTAAGAAAATTCTCTAAGAATGTCTCTGGATACCTGAGtgatcttttgttttcaaaagaAAACAAAGAAATCAGGACCACTATCAGAAATTGTATTCCACATagagttaaaaaaacaaacaaacaaaaaggtagTAAAAATACAAACATACATACACTAAATCTTACCGATTTGGCCTGGTGAGCGAAGCCCCAACCCCAGAGTCTCTCCTCTCTCTAATTCCTGTCGATTCAGTTTCATTAAGTGAAACACCATCCCTGTCCCCATCACTGGGGGTAACCTGCCCCTCCAGCACTGAGTGACCTTCCAAATCCAGCGTGATGTGGCTTGAAGACTGCATGTTCCCCTGACCTTTCCCATCATGCTCCACCTTGCCCTTTTCCGCACTCTCTCCTGTAGGCAGAACGTTCTTGGACCAGTGATCTACAATCTGCTGCAGGCCATTCACATGCTGTAGGATATCATCCAAGTGTGGGAACAGGTCCTCTTTTTCCAAATCAATGAGGTCCCCGGTGCTGGCGTAGAGGTGTGAGCCGGGCACGTTGTCATAGATGCTGATGCGGCTGCCACGTGAGCAGCACTGCGTAACAGGTCTCTGCTCTTTCATGCTGGGTTGACGCTGGGCTTCAGGAACCCTACTGAGAGGTGCAGCTGTGGGTGAGAGACTCTCAATGGAAAGAGCTTTCGGGAAGGTTCCAGGCTTGTGGTCTTTCGGGATGTGCACTACCAGGTCTTCATAAGAGCGGAATTCATTGCGTTTACCCTGAACTATTCCAGAGAAGATATCaaggtcatccaggtacatgccACTGCGCTTGTGCTCAGCACGGTGGGCTTTGCGTTCCTTCAAGCTTGGTGTGCTGACAGTGCTGCCACCAGATTGGCTGCTGCTACCTTCACTACTCGAGTGTGAACTCAAGGCACCATGGCCATTAATCTCCATGCACTGGAGAGCCTTCAAGGATTGAGGTTCTTGCTGAAGAATGGGAGCACTGATCACCAAAGTCCTGCACCCATTTTCTGCTGCCTCGTGTGACTGCAGAGTGTCCATGTGTCGCAGGAATCCCCTGGCCCGTGTCCGACTCAGCTTGCCATGCTTAACAGGAAGTGAGGAGTAGCAAGGATGAGGATGGTCTGAGGAATGATGGGGAATCCCTAGTTTCGGCATGGCACTTGAGTCTGAGCAGGCACGGCGCGAGCTGTCCGAGTCGTCAGCACTGTGAGCTCGGACTCCTGCGCTTCCGCTGCTACTTTCACTGTGCAAGGATGAAACGTCGGGCTCACTCAGATCTGTCAGGACACTCTCACTGCTGGGTGTGGCCCGAAGTACTGACTCCTCTCCTGGCTCCCTGGGCCCCGCCTCGTCAAGGAGACGGGACCAGCGACGACTGCTCCATTCAAACGTCCATTTGTCGCTAATGGCAAACAGGTCATCCGAGTCCGAGTCCTCACTCTGTAGGAACAGGAGAGTAGCTCTGTTTACAAGCACCCTGAACACTGGCTAGTTGTCTGATTAACCCAATCAGAATGAAAATTATTCATATGTACACTTAAACCATTGATGAAATGAGTCATGAAAAGAGGAGTTCATAGAACGAAATCATCATGTGAACTTCTGTAACTGGGAACTTTCACAAATCATATCTTTGTATAAGTGCATTTGTGTTCAGACCAACATGGCAAGAACTCCAACTGAGTTTTTTTCAGacacaaactattttttttttctatccaacAAGGGCATTTGAAGTATATTTTGCTGAGAATCACACAGAAACCCTCCATAAACCATAGTCATGGTGTTGGAAAACTGGGAACAAATTAGCGAACACCAGCTATTTCAGACAGAACTCATGAGTTATTGTGAcaaaagtagaaaaaaaaacaatcctttggaaagatacagtgtcttgcagaagtattcatcccctttggtgtttgttctgttttgttgcattacaagctggaattaaaatggatttttggggggttagcaccattgatttacacaacatgcctaccactttaaaggcgcaaactgttttttttttttttttttactgtgacacaaaaaataattaagatgaaaaaaacagaaatctggagtgtgcataagtattcacccccaaagtcaatattttgtagagccactttttgctgcaattacagctgcaagtctcttggggtatgtctctattagcttagcacatctagccactgggatttttgcccattcctcaaggcaaaactgctccaactccttcaagttagatgggttgtgttggtgtacagcaatcttcaagttataccacagattctcagttggattgaggtctgggatttgactcggccattccaagacatttaaatgtttccctttaaaccactccagtgtagctttagcagtatgtttcgggtcattgtcctgctggaacatgaaccttgatcccagtctcaaacctctggctgactcaaacaggttttcctccagaattgtcctgtctTTAGTGCCacccatttttctttctttcaaccctgaccagctttcctgtccctgcagatgaaaaatatccccacagcatgatgctgccaccaccatgcttcactgtaggaatggtgttctcagggtgatgggaagtgttgggtttgcgccacacatggcatttcccatgatggccaaaaagttcaattttagtctcatttgaccagagaatcttcttccatgcatttggggagtctgccacatgctgttgggcaaactccaaacgtgtttttttttctttaagcaattacttttatctggccactcttccataaagccctgctctgtggagtgtacagcttaaagtggtcctacggacagatactcccatctctgctgtggatctttgcagctccttcagtgcttatctttggtgtctttgttgcatctctgattaatgccctccttgcccggtctgtgagttttggtgggcggggccatctcttgtcaggtttgtagtggtgccatattctttccattttgctataatggatttaatggtgctctatggaatattcaaagtttgggatatttgttATAATCCAGTCCTGATCTATACttatccacaactttgtctctgacctgtttggaggctccttggttttcatgttgcttgctcagtagtgttacagagtcagggtccttccagaacaggttgatttatacagacatcatgtgacagattatgtgacactttgattgcacacaagaggatcttaatcaaataattgtgaagtgaattggttggaccagctcttatttaggggtttcatacgaaagggggtgaatacttatgcaaactCCAGATTTCATTTTTTTCACCTTATTGTTcatttcacaatataaaacaacaataagtacctttaaagtggtaggcatgttgtggaaatcaaatggtgctaacccttccaaaatcaattttaattccagcttgtaatgcaacaaaacaggacaaacaccaagggggatgaatacttttgcaagacactgtgtcacGCCACAGGttttttttgtaccagatgctctgtttacagaatgcgtagAAACGGCGTTGAGAAGCGTGTCATATTTTGCACCATTtttgctggctgatccagtaactatcaacgaaTAATTGCTTCAATAGCACCCCTACAggatacacacttttttttaacaacttttaacatcatccacgactGAGACAAATATAGATCTAACTTCTGCCACAAAAATTGGCGAATgacattttgatttatagtgaaaATGCGCCACCCGTGCAAGCACAGTTTTCACGCAACATTCACTTGG
Protein-coding regions in this window:
- the stard13b gene encoding stAR-related lipid transfer protein 13 isoform X6, producing the protein MKLDVNLPKKKSEDSDSDDLFAISDKWTFEWSSRRWSRLLDEAGPREPGEESVLRATPSSESVLTDLSEPDVSSLHSESSSGSAGVRAHSADDSDSSRRACSDSSAMPKLGIPHHSSDHPHPCYSSLPVKHGKLSRTRARGFLRHMDTLQSHEAAENGCRTLVISAPILQQEPQSLKALQCMEINGHGALSSHSSSEGSSSQSGGSTVSTPSLKERKAHRAEHKRSGMYLDDLDIFSGIVQGKRNEFRSYEDLVVHIPKDHKPGTFPKALSIESLSPTAAPLSRVPEAQRQPSMKEQRPVTQCCSRGSRISIYDNVPGSHLYASTGDLIDLEKEDLFPHLDDILQHVNGLQQIVDHWSKNVLPTGESAEKGKVEHDGKGQGNMQSSSHITLDLEGHSVLEGQVTPSDGDRDGVSLNETESTGIRERRDSGVGASLTRPNRLRWPSFQISNRLSHSVASLQITNQSAGQLSLLQKFSLLRLTAIMEKYSMSNKHGWTWSVPKFIKRMKVPDYKDKNVFGVPLIVHVQRFGQPLPLGLQQALRYLRSQCLDQVGLFRKSGVKSRIQALRQMNENSPEDVNYEDQSAYDVADMVKQFFRDLPEPLLTSKLGETFLHIYQYVPKDQRLQAVQAAIMLMSDENREVLQTLLCFLSDVTSSVQENQMTPMNIAVCLAPSLFHLNILKKENLSPRTMQKKYATGRPDQKDLNENLAATQGLAHMITECNRLFEIPHEMVTQSRNSYVEADLQAPTLEDLCKQQQPEEEEEDEGSWPVHLDSRLQVLLKEARDKAKGWVSCQSSDNTELAYKKVGDGNPLRRWRVSVEVEAPPSVVLNRVLRERHLWDVDLLQWRVCEVLDKQTEVFQYVLNRMPPHPSRDFVVLRSWRTDLPRGACSLVSVSIEHDECPLVGGVRGVVLESGYLLEPCGSGKSRLTHICRVDLKGRTPEWYNKAFGHLCAAEAARIRNSFQPIHADGPETKI
- the stard13b gene encoding stAR-related lipid transfer protein 13 isoform X4 — protein: MTPETQDIYLRMDHHRRRSGYRLGRIIARQQLLKRIAAEIEAKEACEWLRAAGFPQYAQLFEDSQFPIDITPVKKDHDFLDKDLVEPLCRRLNTLNKCALMKLDVNLPKKKSEDSDSDDLFAISDKWTFEWSSRRWSRLLDEAGPREPGEESVLRATPSSESVLTDLSEPDVSSLHSESSSGSAGVRAHSADDSDSSRRACSDSSAMPKLGIPHHSSDHPHPCYSSLPVKHGKLSRTRARGFLRHMDTLQSHEAAENGCRTLVISAPILQQEPQSLKALQCMEINGHGALSSHSSSEGSSSQSGGSTVSTPSLKERKAHRAEHKRSGMYLDDLDIFSGIVQGKRNEFRSYEDLVVHIPKDHKPGTFPKALSIESLSPTAAPLSRVPEAQRQPSMKEQRPVTQCCSRGSRISIYDNVPGSHLYASTGDLIDLEKEDLFPHLDDILQHVNGLQQIVDHWSKNVLPTGESAEKGKVEHDGKGQGNMQSSSHITLDLEGHSVLEGQVTPSDGDRDGVSLNETESTGIRERRDSGVGASLTRPNRLRWPSFQISNRLSHSVASLQITNQSAGQLSLLQKFSLLRLTAIMEKYSMSNKHGWTWSVPKFIKRMKVPDYKDKNVFGVPLIVHVQRFGQPLPLGLQQALRYLRSQCLDQVGLFRKSGVKSRIQALRQMNENSPEDVNYEDQSAYDVADMVKQFFRDLPEPLLTSKLGETFLHIYQYVPKDQRLQAVQAAIMLMSDENREVLQTLLCFLSDVTSSVQENQMTPMNIAVCLAPSLFHLNILKKENLSPRTMQKKYATGRPDQKDLNENLAATQGLAHMITECNRLFEIPHEMVTQSRNSYVEADLQAPTLEDLCKQQQPEEEEEDEGSWPVHLDSRLQVLLKEARDKAKGWVSCQSSDNTELAYKKVGDGNPLRRWRVSVEVEAPPSVVLNRVLRERHLWDVDLLQWRVCEVLDKQTEVFQYVLNRMPPHPSRDFVVLRSWRTDLPRGACSLVSVSIEHDECPLVGGVRGVVLESGYLLEPCGSGKSRLTHICRVDLKGRTPEWYNKAFGHLCAAEAARIRNSFQPIHADGPETKI
- the stard13b gene encoding stAR-related lipid transfer protein 13 isoform X5, with the translated sequence MKVSQIEAKEACEWLRAAGFPQYAQLFEDSQFPIDITPVKKDHDFLDKDLVEPLCRRLNTLNKCALMKLDVNLPKKKSEDSDSDDLFAISDKWTFEWSSRRWSRLLDEAGPREPGEESVLRATPSSESVLTDLSEPDVSSLHSESSSGSAGVRAHSADDSDSSRRACSDSSAMPKLGIPHHSSDHPHPCYSSLPVKHGKLSRTRARGFLRHMDTLQSHEAAENGCRTLVISAPILQQEPQSLKALQCMEINGHGALSSHSSSEGSSSQSGGSTVSTPSLKERKAHRAEHKRSGMYLDDLDIFSGIVQGKRNEFRSYEDLVVHIPKDHKPGTFPKALSIESLSPTAAPLSRVPEAQRQPSMKEQRPVTQCCSRGSRISIYDNVPGSHLYASTGDLIDLEKEDLFPHLDDILQHVNGLQQIVDHWSKNVLPTGESAEKGKVEHDGKGQGNMQSSSHITLDLEGHSVLEGQVTPSDGDRDGVSLNETESTGIRERRDSGVGASLTRPNRLRWPSFQISNRLSHSVASLQITNQSAGQLSLLQKFSLLRLTAIMEKYSMSNKHGWTWSVPKFIKRMKVPDYKDKNVFGVPLIVHVQRFGQPLPLGLQQALRYLRSQCLDQVGLFRKSGVKSRIQALRQMNENSPEDVNYEDQSAYDVADMVKQFFRDLPEPLLTSKLGETFLHIYQYVPKDQRLQAVQAAIMLMSDENREVLQTLLCFLSDVTSSVQENQMTPMNIAVCLAPSLFHLNILKKENLSPRTMQKKYATGRPDQKDLNENLAATQGLAHMITECNRLFEIPHEMVTQSRNSYVEADLQAPTLEDLCKQQQPEEEEEDEGSWPVHLDSRLQVLLKEARDKAKGWVSCQSSDNTELAYKKVGDGNPLRRWRVSVEVEAPPSVVLNRVLRERHLWDVDLLQWRVCEVLDKQTEVFQYVLNRMPPHPSRDFVVLRSWRTDLPRGACSLVSVSIEHDECPLVGGVRGVVLESGYLLEPCGSGKSRLTHICRVDLKGRTPEWYNKAFGHLCAAEAARIRNSFQPIHADGPETKI
- the stard13b gene encoding stAR-related lipid transfer protein 13 isoform X3, producing the protein MSARATELPLRRSFSQQLRRCTARAWDSLRAHRRHCTRTEIEAKEACEWLRAAGFPQYAQLFEDSQFPIDITPVKKDHDFLDKDLVEPLCRRLNTLNKCALMKLDVNLPKKKSEDSDSDDLFAISDKWTFEWSSRRWSRLLDEAGPREPGEESVLRATPSSESVLTDLSEPDVSSLHSESSSGSAGVRAHSADDSDSSRRACSDSSAMPKLGIPHHSSDHPHPCYSSLPVKHGKLSRTRARGFLRHMDTLQSHEAAENGCRTLVISAPILQQEPQSLKALQCMEINGHGALSSHSSSEGSSSQSGGSTVSTPSLKERKAHRAEHKRSGMYLDDLDIFSGIVQGKRNEFRSYEDLVVHIPKDHKPGTFPKALSIESLSPTAAPLSRVPEAQRQPSMKEQRPVTQCCSRGSRISIYDNVPGSHLYASTGDLIDLEKEDLFPHLDDILQHVNGLQQIVDHWSKNVLPTGESAEKGKVEHDGKGQGNMQSSSHITLDLEGHSVLEGQVTPSDGDRDGVSLNETESTGIRERRDSGVGASLTRPNRLRWPSFQISNRLSHSVASLQITNQSAGQLSLLQKFSLLRLTAIMEKYSMSNKHGWTWSVPKFIKRMKVPDYKDKNVFGVPLIVHVQRFGQPLPLGLQQALRYLRSQCLDQVGLFRKSGVKSRIQALRQMNENSPEDVNYEDQSAYDVADMVKQFFRDLPEPLLTSKLGETFLHIYQYVPKDQRLQAVQAAIMLMSDENREVLQTLLCFLSDVTSSVQENQMTPMNIAVCLAPSLFHLNILKKENLSPRTMQKKYATGRPDQKDLNENLAATQGLAHMITECNRLFEIPHEMVTQSRNSYVEADLQAPTLEDLCKQQQPEEEEEDEGSWPVHLDSRLQVLLKEARDKAKGWVSCQSSDNTELAYKKVGDGNPLRRWRVSVEVEAPPSVVLNRVLRERHLWDVDLLQWRVCEVLDKQTEVFQYVLNRMPPHPSRDFVVLRSWRTDLPRGACSLVSVSIEHDECPLVGGVRGVVLESGYLLEPCGSGKSRLTHICRVDLKGRTPEWYNKAFGHLCAAEAARIRNSFQPIHADGPETKI